From Garra rufa chromosome 19, GarRuf1.0, whole genome shotgun sequence, the proteins below share one genomic window:
- the clic3 gene encoding chloride intracellular channel protein 3 translates to MAEAAKIELFVKASDDGESVGNCPFCQRLFMILWLKGVNFTLTTVDMKRAPEVLKDLAPGSQPPFLIYDGEVRTDTNKIEEFLEEKLAPPQYPKLCCRYKESNTAGDDIFHKFSAYIKNPNPGLNDMLEKKFLKSLMKLDQYLLTPLPHELDHNPDSSQSTRHYLDGNGLSLADCNLLPKLHIVKVVCKKYRGFEIPKELKGLTKYLDKAYKEDVFHLTCPKDKEILLAYHSVAKYLNK, encoded by the exons ATGGCTGAAGCAGCAAAAATTGAACTATTTGTCAAG GCAAGCGATGATGGTGAAAGTGTTGGTAACTGCCCATTTTGTCAGCGGCTCTTCATGATTCTCTGGCTGAAGGGGGTCAACTTTACCCTCACCACAGTGGACATGAAGAG AGCTCCAGAGGTACTAAAGGACTTGGCTCCAGGTTCTCAGCCCCCTTTCCTCATCTATGACGGAGAGGTCCGTACTGACACCAACAAAATTGAAGAGTTTCTGGAAGAGAAACTTGCTCCCCCACA GTATCCCAAGTTATGCTGCCGCTATAAGGAGTCAAACACGGCAGGAGATGACATCTTTCACAAATTCTCGGCATACATCAAAAACCCTAATCCTGGGCTCAATGACA TGCTGGAGAAGAAATTTCTAAAGAGTTTGATGAAGTTGGATCAATACCTGTTGACTCCTCTTCCTCATGAACTGGACCACAATCCAGATTCATCCCAATCCACAAGACACTACCTGGACGGAAATGGGCTCTCTCTTGCTGACTGCAACCTGCTTCCAAAACTGCACATTGTCAAG GTGGTGTGCAAGAAGTACCGTGGTTTTGAGATTCCCAAGGAGCTAAAAGGCCTCACAAAGTACTTGGACAAAGCATACAAGGAGGACGTGTTTCACCTCACCTGTCCCAAAGACAAGGAGATTCTGCTTGCTTACCATTCAGTGGCCAAATATCTCAACAAGTAA